Proteins co-encoded in one Prunus persica cultivar Lovell chromosome G6, Prunus_persica_NCBIv2, whole genome shotgun sequence genomic window:
- the LOC18772287 gene encoding E3 ubiquitin-protein ligase ATL6, with amino-acid sequence MTPILSYTAKNGALTFFFLLLLSPAISPVGAQPTPDPYRYQRFSPSMAIIIVVLIAALFLMGFFSIYIRHCSDAQSASIRAGGTHTGRSRRGASRGLDAAVIDTFPTLEYSAVKGLKIGKGALECAVCLNEFEDVETLRLIPKCDHVFHPECIDEWLASHTTCPVCRANLVPQPSDPITQLTVLNSEHVPVDVEAQNDAVESAPETDEGCQETVEQPELLSLNQTLNRNRTRGSRSNRLRRLFPRSHSTGHSVIQPGEDTERFTLRLPVEVRKQIMNRKLNRSVSLLVLPREGSSRRGPRMGESGGSNRLMNYRRLERLDRGFKSDRWVFSRTPSFLTRMSSLLSPRVAANDGEKAVEPGMSRSGSVRPPV; translated from the coding sequence ATGACTCCGATCTTATCCTACACCGCCAAAAATGGGGCGctcactttcttcttccttctgcTCCTCTCGCCGGCAATCTCCCCCGTCGGAGCTCAGCCCACCCCCGACCCCTACCGCTACCAGCGCTTCAGCCCCTCCATGGCCATCATCATCGTCGTCCTCATCGCCGCCCTCTTCCTCATGGGCTTCTTCTCCATCTATATCCGCCACTGCTCCGACGCCCAATCCGCCAGCATCCGCGCCGGCGGAACCCACACCGGCCGCTCCCGCCGCGGCGCCTCCCGCGGACTTGACGCCGCCGTCATCGACACCTTCCCCACCCTCGAGTACTCCGCAGTCAAGGGGCTCAAAATTGGGAAGGGCGCGCTCGAGTGCGCCGTCTGCTTGAATGAGTTCGAGGACGTCGAAACGCTGCGCTTGATCCCCAAGTGCGACCACGTGTTCCACCCCGAGTGCATCGACGAGTGGCTGGCTTCGCACACCACGTGTCCCGTCTGCCGAGCCAACCTCGTCCCTCAACCCAGCGATCCAATCACCCAACTCACTGTGCTCAACTCGGAACATGTACCGGTTGACGTCGAAGctcaaaacgacgccgttgaGTCGGCACCGGAAACAGACGAGGGCTGCCAGGAAACGGTAGAGCAACCCGAGTTGTTGAGCTTAAACCAAACGCTGAACCGGAACCGTACACGCGGATCGAGATCGAACAGGTTGCGTAGGCTGTTCCCGCGGTCCCACTCGACCGGGCACTCTGTGATTCAGCCGGGCGAGGATACGGAGCGGTTCACCTTGAGATTGCCGGTGGAAGTGAGGAAACAGATCATGAACCGGAAACTGAACCGGTCCGTAAGCTTGCTGGTGTTGCCCAGAGAAGGGAGTTCGAGGCGTGGGCCGCGAATGGGCGAGAGTGGCGGTAGTAATAGGTTGATGAACTATAGAAGGCTTGAGCGGTTGGACCGGGGTTTTAAATCGGACAGGTGGGTCTTTTCGAGAACGCCGTCGTTTCTTACGCGGATGTCGAGTCTTCTGTCGCCGAGGGTGGCGGCTAACGACGGTGAGAAAGCGGTGGAGCCTGGGATGTCTAGGAGTGGCTCGGTTCGGCCTCCGGTTtaa